The Brachionichthys hirsutus isolate HB-005 chromosome 1, CSIRO-AGI_Bhir_v1, whole genome shotgun sequence genome has a window encoding:
- the LOC137897650 gene encoding uncharacterized protein produces the protein MRPSVPQVLKPALPVIASVSVESLLSHESKPWPKAPLRDSSNGSSGQSSGIQTNSSCQSYATTEPADIIAGVQEALGKAFPNISPVSPLTTNPLLDLDSGLLSSPSTLCDWNCGLYDIDNKTYSIFNIPRQRMSCSPAVQTQAEMLCDSAYHPSRGDAYQPVPACPLVNVPPAASSALPVDMSYQQCNAGPGRVSNMEDSPLSSGAHKPEPCDSPSRGEAGCDSSDTFAGGTGKLNICDEDPCCNLVPAGSQCFPSIDDAYKPFHILVKQPDGLFSGMRRREEEKPVNKYPEDLVTGMRQTSFGPVVTGLTNNAEQSQSLLELQRPLPASMTVDSSYKIV, from the exons ATGCGTCCGAGTGTGCCACAG GTTTTGAAGCCTGCGCTGCCTGTCATCGCCTCCGTCTCTGTTGAATCCCTTCTTTCACATGAGAGCAAACCGTG GCCGAAGGCGCCGCTGCGGGACAGCAGCAACGGGAGCTCCGGGCAAAGCAGCGGCATCCAAACAAACTCCTCTTGTCAAAGTTACGCTACCACAGAACCGGCTGACATTATAGCCGGAGTTCAGGAGGCCCTCGGGAAAGCCTTCCCCAATATAAGTCCCGTATCGCCTTTGACCACCAACCCACTCCTGGATCTGGACAGCGGCttgctctcctctccctccacccTTTGTGACTGGAATTGTGGATTATATGACATTGACAACAAAACGTATTCCATCTTCAACATCCCGCGCCAGCGTATGTCTTGCAGCCCAGCGGTCCAAACGCAAGCTGAAATGCTTTGTGATTCTGCATACCATCCGAGTCGGGGTGACGCTTACCAACCAGTACCAGCTTGCCCGCTTGTAAATGTTCCACCAGCCGCTTCATCTGCTTTGCCAGTGGATATGTCATATCAGCAGTGCAATGCAGGTCCTGGGAGAGTTTCAAATATGGAAGACTCACCCCTCTCGAGTGGCGCCCACAAACCTGAACCGTGCGATTCCCCGTCCCGAGGCGAGGCTGGGTGTGACAGCTCTGATACGTTTGCTGGTGGAACCGGAAAGCTAAACATATGCGATGAAGATCCTTGTTGCAACCTTGTGCCTGCAGGCTCACAGTGCTTTCCGTCAATAGATGACGCTTACAAGCCATTTCACATTCTGGTGAAGCAGCCTGATGGTTTGTTTTCTGggatgagaaggagagaggaggaaaaaccAGTAAACAAATATCCAGAGGACTTGGTCACCGGGATGCGTCAAACGTCCTTCGGTCCGGTTGTTACAGGTCTCACGAACAAtgcagagcagagccagagcctCCTCGAGCT